In Archangium violaceum, the following are encoded in one genomic region:
- a CDS encoding DUF1634 domain-containing protein produces MSVEPFVSHSPDTSDALARDAGPEVLISNLLRAGVVVSLTLVTFGMSLTFFHHRDYFSSAQALQRLTAPERGPHALAEVLADAMNARGQAFVMVGLLVLMATPVLRVALSLLTFGRQRDRAFVTVTSVVLTLLLLSFLLGGVE; encoded by the coding sequence ATGAGCGTGGAGCCTTTCGTCTCGCATTCCCCTGACACCTCGGACGCGTTGGCGCGGGACGCGGGCCCCGAGGTACTCATCAGCAACCTGCTGCGCGCCGGAGTGGTGGTCAGCCTCACGCTGGTGACGTTCGGCATGTCGCTGACCTTCTTCCACCACCGCGACTACTTCTCCTCGGCACAGGCGCTCCAGCGCCTCACGGCTCCGGAGCGCGGGCCGCATGCGCTGGCGGAAGTGCTCGCGGACGCGATGAACGCCCGGGGGCAGGCTTTCGTGATGGTGGGGCTGCTGGTGTTGATGGCCACCCCGGTGCTGCGGGTGGCCCTCTCGCTGCTCACCTTCGGCCGGCAGCGGGACCGGGCCTTCGTCACGGTGACGTCCGTCGTCCTCACCCTGCTGTTGCTGTCCTTCCTGCTGGGCGGGGTGGAGTAG
- a CDS encoding response regulator transcription factor: MMPPLPTEPRPPRILLAEDDDEMRALLTLTLARAGYAVVALEDGFELSDYVLLTQVCGGPLLAPDLILSDVRMPGRTGLEVLVQVQACGLACPVVILSAFADGETREEARRLGVNAVLDKPVDLEELKATLHALARAAVPYR, from the coding sequence ATGATGCCTCCCCTGCCGACCGAACCCCGCCCGCCGCGCATCCTCCTGGCCGAGGATGATGACGAGATGCGTGCGCTCCTCACCCTGACGCTGGCGAGGGCTGGCTATGCCGTGGTGGCACTGGAGGACGGCTTCGAGTTGTCGGACTACGTGCTGTTGACGCAGGTGTGTGGCGGCCCCCTGTTGGCGCCGGATCTCATCCTCTCGGACGTGCGGATGCCGGGGAGGACCGGGCTGGAGGTGCTCGTCCAGGTGCAGGCGTGCGGGCTCGCCTGTCCGGTGGTCATCCTGTCAGCCTTCGCCGACGGCGAGACGCGCGAGGAGGCGCGGAGGCTCGGGGTGAACGCGGTGCTGGACAAGCCCGTGGACCTCGAGGAGCTGAAGGCCACGCTGCACGCGCTGGCCCGCGCCGCCGTCCCGTACCGGTGA
- a CDS encoding cytochrome P450 family protein produces the protein MSTTSPRYDLWSPETRANPLPLYARMRQEAPVVRLYDPTLRQPVWVVTRYKDAVELARDPRFTKDVKKLPEDSPHRQMRSADMEAISRHMLSADPPDHTRLRSLVSKAFTPRRVEELRPRIAAIASQLLDTAKDPGSMDLLDAFAFPLPITVIAELLGVPVEDRDQFRDWTTTIISPPSEGNLEPLREAGRQFIQYFQQLLARRRADPRDDLLTALMSAEEQGDRLSPLELMSMLFLLLVAGHETTVNLIGNGVWALLNHSEQLERLRANPALIESAVEEMLRYCGPVETTTQRWAAQDAEFHGQVIPRGETILASLLSADHDPEQFPEPERFDITREPNRHIAFGFGIHFCLGAPLARLEATIAINLLLERLPRLRFGVDPSELRWRDGILVRGLQRLPVAF, from the coding sequence GTGAGCACGACATCCCCTCGCTACGACCTGTGGTCCCCGGAGACGCGCGCCAATCCCCTGCCCCTCTACGCGCGCATGCGGCAGGAAGCCCCCGTGGTCCGGCTGTACGACCCCACCCTGCGACAGCCGGTATGGGTGGTGACGCGTTACAAGGACGCGGTGGAGCTGGCGCGAGATCCGCGCTTCACCAAGGACGTGAAGAAGCTCCCCGAGGACTCGCCCCACCGCCAGATGCGCTCCGCGGATATGGAAGCCATCAGCCGGCACATGCTCTCGGCGGATCCGCCGGACCACACGCGGCTGCGCTCCCTGGTGTCCAAGGCCTTCACCCCGCGCCGCGTGGAGGAGCTGCGCCCGCGCATCGCCGCCATCGCCAGCCAGCTGTTGGACACGGCGAAGGACCCGGGCTCCATGGATCTGCTGGACGCCTTCGCCTTCCCCCTGCCCATCACTGTCATCGCCGAGCTGCTCGGCGTGCCGGTGGAGGACCGGGACCAGTTCCGCGACTGGACGACCACCATCATCAGCCCGCCGTCCGAGGGGAACCTCGAGCCGCTCCGGGAGGCCGGCAGGCAGTTCATCCAGTACTTCCAGCAGTTGCTGGCGCGGCGCCGGGCGGACCCTCGGGATGATCTGCTCACCGCCCTCATGTCCGCGGAGGAGCAGGGGGACCGGCTCTCGCCCCTGGAGCTGATGAGCATGCTGTTCCTGCTGCTGGTGGCGGGCCACGAGACGACGGTGAACCTCATTGGCAACGGCGTCTGGGCGCTGCTGAACCACTCGGAGCAGCTGGAGCGGCTGCGCGCCAACCCGGCCCTCATCGAGTCCGCGGTGGAGGAGATGCTGCGCTACTGCGGCCCGGTGGAGACCACCACCCAGCGCTGGGCCGCGCAGGACGCCGAGTTCCATGGCCAGGTGATTCCCCGGGGGGAGACCATCCTCGCCTCGCTGCTGTCGGCCGACCACGACCCCGAGCAGTTCCCGGAGCCGGAGCGGTTCGACATCACCCGCGAGCCCAACCGGCACATCGCCTTCGGCTTCGGCATCCACTTCTGCCTGGGCGCGCCCCTGGCCCGGCTGGAGGCCACCATCGCCATCAACCTGCTGCTGGAGCGCCTGCCCCGCCTGCGCTTCGGCGTGGACCCGTCCGAGCTGCGCTGGCGTGACGGCATCCTCGTGCGCGGCCTGCAGCGCCTGCCCGTGGCCTTCTGA
- a CDS encoding sulfite exporter TauE/SafE family protein — MTPFLFTVVVFVVSLGAGLMGSLLGLGGGLILVPVLTLLLGVDIRYAVGASIVSVIATSSGAAAAYVRERLTNLRVAMFLELATTAGALTGASLAGLISGRWLYVVFGVVMGYSALAMLSKLRGGQCVAGALPPDALADRLGLHGSYWDEETGREVPYRVTRPLTGLGLMYAAGTVSGLLGIGSGALKVPAMDLAMGLPLKVSTATSNFMIGVTAAASAGVYFARGDIDPFIAGPVCAGVVLGALTGSRFLTKVKSSWLRGLFVVVLLGVAFQMLRKGVSP; from the coding sequence GTGACGCCCTTCCTCTTCACCGTCGTGGTGTTCGTCGTGTCCCTCGGAGCCGGGCTGATGGGCTCGCTCCTGGGACTCGGAGGAGGCCTCATCCTCGTGCCGGTGCTCACCCTGCTGCTCGGCGTGGACATCCGCTACGCGGTGGGCGCCTCCATCGTGTCCGTCATCGCCACCTCCAGTGGTGCCGCGGCCGCCTATGTGCGTGAGCGTCTCACCAACCTGCGCGTGGCCATGTTCCTCGAGCTGGCCACCACCGCCGGGGCGCTGACGGGCGCCTCGCTCGCGGGCCTCATCAGCGGGCGCTGGCTGTACGTCGTCTTCGGCGTGGTGATGGGGTACTCGGCGCTCGCCATGCTGAGCAAGCTGCGCGGTGGGCAGTGCGTGGCCGGGGCGCTTCCGCCCGACGCGCTCGCGGACCGCCTGGGGCTGCACGGCAGCTACTGGGACGAGGAGACCGGACGCGAGGTGCCCTACCGCGTCACCCGCCCCCTGACGGGCCTGGGCCTCATGTACGCGGCGGGCACGGTGAGCGGGCTGCTGGGCATCGGCTCGGGAGCGCTGAAGGTGCCGGCGATGGACCTGGCCATGGGCCTGCCCCTCAAGGTGTCCACCGCCACCAGCAACTTCATGATTGGAGTCACCGCCGCGGCCAGCGCGGGCGTCTACTTCGCGCGAGGTGACATCGACCCGTTCATCGCCGGCCCTGTGTGCGCCGGGGTGGTGCTGGGCGCCCTCACCGGCTCTCGCTTCCTCACCAAGGTGAAGAGCTCCTGGCTGCGAGGCCTCTTCGTGGTGGTGCTGCTGGGGGTCGCCTTCCAGATGCTGCGCAAGGGAGTGAGCCCATGA
- a CDS encoding fused MFS/spermidine synthase → MNRISARVFAAVGLLFVASGMSGLVFEVIWVRYLTLVVGHTTFAASLVVSAFLAGLVLGSLALGRLADRLSRPLLAYGLLEAATGVLALGITHVLATLPEWLSALGLPGGGPLPVRGVLAFLLVLPPTFFMGGTLPVLVRFVARQLEGLGRSFGVLYALNTLGAALGCGLAGFYLIGAVGLWRTAALASGLNLLVGLAVFLLHLRLRPEPLPASAPAPAEAPDASATFHGARRTLLVTAFALCGFASISYEVLWFRVLSTSLDSSTYAFTILLVTFLLGLVIGGLFYSLRLAGRVRELELFVSVEAMLSFAGLLSLALLGMSRPVSQVLSGLVGGWGPNAVYAGMLLHAALVILVPASLIGVIFPLVVQLTTRHVASAASNVGLLYSVNTLGGIVGSLLVGFVLVPAVGTQWTFVGVCGLNMALALGVQALDSEARPSARRSMWAGAALLVVAVVMVPGDLLVRAFAEHSDSRVRFVREGVDGALAVLEYDTTSVCDSGLYACGPGCRERSFRHQQLLFGSVSYANTALPRKRYMATLAHLPMLLHPEPKQVLQVCFGTGSTAGSFASHPGLASLTIVDTNPDVLAAAPHFAEHNHGVAEDPRAHVVFDDGRHFLLSTQGSYDVISFEPPPPRSAGVVSLYTTEFYQQVKRRLAPGGVLAQWIPLQQQPDNLTRGMVASLLEAFPEVTLWIPSDYEAVLVASDRPLAVDVAGWEARWTQASVARSLADVGFTSPYGLMGTYVAGTEALRRWTQGYQPVTDDEPAVEYFLFNADKPFDPEAMLALAQPPALVRAEQLDARRLSRELEANRRVLESTRLKREGSWDAARARVEEARAAVGDNAFLSFLLDLELDCLRPAGR, encoded by the coding sequence GTGAATCGAATCTCCGCCAGGGTGTTCGCCGCCGTGGGCCTGCTCTTCGTCGCCTCCGGCATGAGCGGGCTCGTCTTCGAGGTCATCTGGGTCCGCTACCTGACGCTGGTGGTGGGCCACACCACGTTCGCCGCGAGCCTGGTGGTGTCCGCCTTCCTGGCGGGGCTCGTCCTGGGCAGTCTCGCCCTGGGGCGGCTCGCGGACAGGTTGAGCCGCCCGCTGCTGGCCTACGGGCTGCTGGAGGCCGCCACGGGGGTGCTCGCGCTGGGCATCACCCATGTGCTGGCCACCCTGCCCGAGTGGCTCTCCGCGCTGGGCCTGCCGGGCGGAGGGCCGCTGCCGGTGCGCGGGGTGCTGGCCTTCCTGCTGGTGCTGCCGCCCACCTTCTTCATGGGTGGCACGCTGCCGGTGCTCGTGCGCTTCGTGGCGCGCCAGCTGGAGGGGCTGGGGCGCTCCTTCGGCGTGCTGTACGCCCTCAACACCCTGGGCGCGGCGCTCGGCTGCGGGCTGGCGGGCTTCTACCTCATCGGCGCGGTGGGCCTGTGGCGCACGGCGGCGCTCGCCTCGGGGCTCAACCTGCTGGTGGGGCTCGCCGTGTTCCTCCTGCACCTGCGGCTGCGCCCCGAGCCCCTTCCGGCCAGCGCGCCCGCCCCCGCCGAGGCTCCCGACGCCTCCGCCACCTTCCACGGCGCGCGCCGCACGTTGCTCGTCACCGCCTTCGCGCTGTGCGGCTTCGCGTCCATCTCCTACGAGGTGCTCTGGTTCCGCGTCCTCTCCACCTCGCTGGACTCCTCCACGTATGCCTTCACCATCCTCCTGGTGACGTTCCTGCTGGGGCTCGTCATCGGAGGGCTCTTCTACTCGCTGCGGCTGGCCGGGCGGGTGCGCGAGCTGGAGCTCTTCGTCTCCGTGGAGGCGATGCTGTCCTTCGCGGGCCTGCTCTCCCTGGCGCTGCTGGGCATGTCCCGCCCGGTGAGCCAGGTGCTCTCCGGGCTGGTGGGCGGCTGGGGCCCCAACGCCGTCTACGCCGGCATGCTGCTGCACGCGGCGCTCGTCATCCTCGTGCCCGCTTCCCTCATTGGAGTCATCTTCCCGCTGGTGGTGCAGCTCACCACCCGGCACGTGGCGAGCGCCGCCAGCAACGTGGGACTGCTGTACTCGGTGAACACGCTGGGCGGCATCGTCGGCTCGCTGCTGGTGGGCTTCGTGCTGGTGCCGGCGGTGGGGACGCAGTGGACGTTCGTGGGGGTGTGCGGGCTCAACATGGCGCTCGCGCTGGGTGTGCAGGCGCTGGACTCCGAGGCGCGGCCGAGCGCCCGGCGCAGCATGTGGGCCGGGGCGGCGCTGCTCGTGGTGGCGGTGGTGATGGTGCCGGGGGACCTGCTGGTGCGCGCCTTCGCCGAGCACTCGGATTCGCGGGTGCGCTTCGTGCGCGAGGGCGTGGACGGGGCGCTGGCGGTGCTCGAGTACGACACCACGTCCGTGTGCGACTCGGGCCTGTACGCGTGCGGCCCGGGGTGCCGGGAGCGGAGCTTCCGCCACCAGCAGTTGCTGTTCGGCTCGGTGTCGTACGCGAACACGGCGCTGCCGAGGAAGCGCTACATGGCCACGCTGGCGCACCTGCCCATGCTGCTGCACCCGGAGCCGAAGCAGGTGCTGCAGGTGTGCTTCGGCACGGGCAGCACCGCGGGCTCCTTCGCGAGCCATCCGGGGCTGGCCTCGCTCACCATCGTGGACACCAACCCGGACGTGCTGGCCGCCGCGCCGCACTTCGCCGAGCACAACCATGGCGTGGCGGAGGATCCGCGCGCGCACGTGGTGTTCGACGACGGGCGACACTTCCTGCTGTCCACGCAGGGGAGCTACGACGTCATCTCCTTCGAGCCTCCGCCGCCGCGCTCGGCGGGCGTGGTGAGCCTCTACACCACCGAGTTCTACCAGCAGGTGAAGCGGCGGCTGGCGCCAGGCGGGGTGCTGGCGCAGTGGATTCCCCTGCAACAGCAGCCGGACAACCTGACGCGGGGCATGGTGGCCTCGTTGCTGGAGGCCTTCCCCGAGGTGACGTTGTGGATTCCCTCGGACTACGAGGCGGTACTGGTGGCGTCGGACCGGCCGCTGGCGGTGGACGTGGCGGGCTGGGAGGCCCGGTGGACGCAGGCCTCGGTGGCGCGCTCGCTGGCGGACGTGGGATTCACCTCGCCGTATGGACTCATGGGCACGTACGTGGCGGGCACGGAGGCGCTGCGGCGCTGGACGCAGGGTTACCAGCCGGTGACGGACGACGAGCCGGCGGTGGAGTACTTCCTCTTCAACGCGGACAAGCCGTTCGACCCGGAGGCGATGCTCGCGCTGGCGCAGCCCCCGGCGCTCGTGAGGGCGGAGCAATTGGATGCGAGGCGGCTGTCGCGCGAACTGGAAGCCAACCGGCGGGTGCTGGAGTCCACGCGGCTCAAGCGCGAGGGCTCGTGGGACGCGGCGCGGGCGCGGGTGGAGGAGGCGCGCGCGGCGGTGGGGGACAACGCCTTCCTGTCCTTCCTGCTGGACCTGGAGCTGGACTGCCTGCGGCCGGCGGGGCGCTGA
- a CDS encoding sigma-54-dependent transcriptional regulator: protein MSATKGRILVVEDEREMRALLEKGLARRGFVPTVLGSADEAFPLLETEEFDTVLTDMRMPGMDGLELCERIVLNRPDIPVVVVTAFGSLETAVAAIRAGAYDFVTKPVDLDALVLVLERAVQHKALREEVRRLRRALGGVSADGGVVGESPALRRVYELIDRVADSDASVLVTGESGTGKEVAARALHARSRRHDGPFVAINCAAMPEALLESELFGHARGAFTDAKAARSGLFVQAHGGTLFLDEAGEMPLALQPKLLRALQERKVRPVGGDTEVPFDARIVAATNRDLELAVEEGRFREDLYYRLNVIGLELPPLRARGNDVLLLAQRFLEHFAARSGKRVVGLTPAAAQRLLAYTWPGNVRELQNCIERAVALTTYEQLTVEDLPERIRDYRGPSNLGQEQDVSELVSLEEMERRYIQRVLETVGGSRTLASRILGVDRKTLYRKLGRRNAGAAEDKDEKSST from the coding sequence ATGAGCGCGACGAAGGGCCGCATCCTGGTCGTCGAGGACGAGCGCGAGATGCGAGCGCTGTTGGAGAAGGGGCTGGCGCGCCGGGGCTTCGTCCCCACGGTGCTGGGCAGCGCGGACGAGGCCTTCCCCCTGCTGGAGACGGAGGAGTTCGACACCGTCCTCACCGACATGCGGATGCCGGGCATGGATGGGCTGGAGCTGTGCGAGCGCATCGTCCTCAACCGTCCGGACATCCCCGTGGTGGTGGTGACGGCCTTTGGCAGCCTGGAGACGGCGGTGGCCGCCATCCGTGCCGGCGCGTACGACTTCGTCACCAAGCCGGTGGACCTGGACGCGCTGGTGCTGGTGCTGGAGCGGGCGGTGCAGCACAAGGCACTGCGCGAGGAGGTGCGGCGGTTGCGCCGGGCTCTGGGCGGCGTGTCGGCGGACGGGGGCGTGGTGGGCGAGAGCCCGGCGCTGCGCCGGGTGTACGAGCTCATCGACCGGGTGGCGGACTCGGACGCGTCGGTGCTGGTGACGGGCGAGAGCGGCACCGGCAAGGAGGTGGCCGCCCGGGCGCTGCACGCGCGCAGCCGGCGCCACGACGGGCCCTTCGTGGCCATCAACTGCGCGGCCATGCCCGAGGCCCTGTTGGAGAGCGAGCTGTTCGGCCACGCCCGGGGTGCCTTCACCGACGCCAAGGCGGCGCGCTCGGGCCTCTTCGTCCAGGCGCACGGTGGCACCCTCTTCCTGGACGAGGCGGGGGAGATGCCCCTGGCGCTCCAGCCCAAGCTGCTGCGGGCGCTGCAGGAGCGCAAGGTCCGCCCGGTGGGAGGGGACACCGAGGTGCCCTTCGACGCGCGCATCGTCGCCGCCACCAACCGCGACCTGGAGCTGGCCGTGGAGGAGGGCCGCTTCCGCGAGGACCTGTACTACCGGCTCAACGTCATCGGCCTGGAGCTGCCCCCGCTGCGGGCCCGGGGCAACGACGTGCTGTTGCTGGCCCAGCGCTTCCTGGAGCACTTCGCCGCGCGCAGCGGCAAGCGCGTGGTGGGCCTCACCCCCGCCGCCGCCCAGCGCCTGCTGGCCTACACCTGGCCCGGCAACGTGCGCGAGCTGCAGAACTGCATCGAGCGCGCCGTGGCCCTCACCACCTACGAGCAGCTCACCGTGGAGGACCTGCCGGAGCGCATCCGCGACTACCGCGGCCCCAGCAACCTCGGCCAGGAGCAGGACGTGTCCGAGCTCGTCTCGCTCGAGGAGATGGAGCGCCGCTACATCCAGCGCGTGCTGGAGACGGTGGGCGGCAGCCGGACGCTGGCCTCGCGCATCCTCGGCGTGGACCGCAAGACGCTCTACCGCAAGCTGGGCCGCCGCAACGCCGGGGCCGCCGAGGACAAGGACGAGAAGTCCTCCACCTGA
- a CDS encoding sensor histidine kinase produces MKLARKITLALVLLAFAVIAGLETVEVQRELARSALDMRNDHRLLGYTVGGAFVRTWELEGEDEARAVLANANRLQEQVRLGWLWLDMPEATQLPPDQLQALRSGWDTSYEDHSHEISLLRSFTPIIVGERRGAIEVTEPLTEQLLHVRQTVVGTAVATGAITLAFLLVAMAMGRRLVGRPVEQLVGLAHRIGQGDLGARVHLTQKDELATLADAMNQMASGLATARAQVAAETAARLATLEHLRHADRLGTVGKLASGVAHELGTPLNVVLGRAKMIASGEAEGEETKECARIISQQVQHMTAIIRQLLDFARRRTPRRAPENLNELVERTLTLLRPMATRRNIVLASEAPGPVNLEVDAGQIQQALTNLMVNGMHAMKRPGTLRVRLGREHALPPADLGGPEREWVRMDVTDEGEGISPEALPRIFEPFFTTKDVGEGTGLGLSVSYGLIRDHGGWISVSSEPGRGSCFSIFLPPEAKETEEAKA; encoded by the coding sequence ATGAAGCTCGCTCGGAAGATCACCCTCGCCCTGGTCCTGCTCGCCTTCGCCGTCATCGCGGGGCTGGAGACCGTGGAGGTGCAACGCGAGCTGGCCCGCTCGGCGCTGGACATGCGCAACGACCACCGCCTGCTCGGCTACACGGTGGGCGGCGCGTTCGTCCGCACCTGGGAGTTGGAAGGCGAGGACGAGGCCCGGGCGGTGCTCGCCAACGCCAACCGCCTCCAGGAGCAGGTGCGGCTGGGCTGGCTGTGGCTGGACATGCCGGAGGCGACGCAGCTGCCCCCGGATCAGCTCCAGGCGCTGCGCTCCGGATGGGACACCTCCTACGAGGACCACAGCCATGAGATCAGCCTGCTGCGCTCCTTCACCCCCATCATCGTCGGAGAGCGGCGGGGGGCCATCGAGGTCACCGAGCCCCTCACGGAGCAGCTGCTGCACGTGCGCCAGACGGTGGTGGGCACGGCGGTGGCCACCGGCGCCATCACCCTGGCCTTCCTGCTGGTGGCCATGGCCATGGGCAGACGGCTGGTGGGCCGTCCCGTGGAGCAACTGGTGGGGCTCGCGCACCGCATCGGCCAGGGGGACCTGGGGGCGCGGGTGCACCTGACACAGAAGGACGAGCTGGCCACGCTCGCGGACGCGATGAACCAGATGGCCTCGGGGCTGGCCACGGCGCGCGCACAGGTGGCGGCCGAGACGGCGGCGCGCCTGGCCACGCTCGAGCACCTGCGGCACGCGGACCGGCTGGGCACGGTGGGCAAGCTGGCCTCCGGCGTGGCCCATGAGCTGGGCACTCCGCTCAACGTGGTGCTCGGCCGGGCGAAGATGATCGCCTCCGGCGAGGCCGAGGGAGAGGAGACGAAGGAGTGCGCCCGCATCATCTCCCAGCAGGTGCAGCACATGACGGCCATCATCCGTCAGCTGCTGGACTTCGCCCGGCGGCGCACGCCCCGGCGCGCCCCGGAAAATTTGAACGAGCTGGTGGAGCGGACGTTGACGCTGCTGCGGCCCATGGCGACACGGCGCAACATCGTCCTCGCCAGCGAGGCGCCAGGGCCGGTGAACCTGGAGGTGGACGCCGGGCAGATTCAACAGGCCCTCACCAACCTGATGGTCAACGGCATGCATGCGATGAAACGTCCGGGCACGCTGCGGGTCCGCCTGGGGAGGGAGCACGCCCTGCCGCCAGCGGACCTGGGAGGGCCGGAGCGCGAGTGGGTGCGGATGGACGTCACGGACGAGGGCGAGGGCATCTCCCCCGAAGCGCTGCCCCGTATCTTCGAGCCCTTCTTCACCACCAAGGACGTAGGAGAGGGCACGGGCCTGGGCCTGTCTGTCTCCTACGGACTCATTCGGGACCACGGCGGCTGGATTTCCGTGAGCAGCGAACCCGGACGCGGTAGTTGCTTCTCCATCTTCCTCCCACCCGAGGCGAAGGAAACCGAGGAGGCCAAGGCATGA
- a CDS encoding HEAT repeat domain-containing protein, with amino-acid sequence MSRSRTLALAVAVVFFLAAGAVIWRPAAPNAPPAAPIGSQQVAVRSASSTVPAPAAPQVTVKLQSSATGYVGSEKCSECHDDEHAAWSKDWHARALSEATPRYVVGDFTQTHFKGESSEAWMSRRDEHSFMRTRGPTGATFEYPVHWVVGGKRMQDPVTVMPDGRWQVLPIYFHVTGKGEWVDYSETKQGALTTDHPFFWSNWQRNAQHSCLDCHVTGLNATYDRQAHRWSTGFADAGVACESCHGPGARHAETQLKKDIVQPAKLPPRKGLAVCGQCHGPHRTLFPLLDAQHRFHPGDSYEDHYQPMVVTLGNERSGDYFDDGRPKTSSFEYQALTQSQCYLQGGATCLSCHTAPHGEHAPNEVKLPKHLAKGVTVGSASCQGCHAKVFAEGTKHTHHASAEAQDCLACHMPPTISGVLDHFADHALDVPVPRNTVKHGIPNACNACHTHEKATPESMVTAMEQWWPKAKLRQARRMRLADAIAQKTAADSRQPLEQVLADKKEAPTLRGVAALLLAQRFRKEAVPALKAALATATDPTLRSELAEALATTGTRDVADTLAPLLKDKSLWVRQAAAIPLASVGDARGTAALEEMARRPESEGLPVPHVLLGQMAFRRGDLTTGIAELERSLDLQPYNVEVLVLLADAYARQGDMGRARDRLEEALRFDPRHRGAQQRMNLMKNGRGPGR; translated from the coding sequence ATGTCCCGCTCCCGTACGCTCGCTCTCGCGGTCGCCGTCGTGTTCTTCCTGGCCGCCGGGGCCGTCATCTGGCGCCCGGCCGCGCCGAACGCCCCGCCCGCCGCGCCCATCGGCTCCCAGCAGGTGGCTGTCCGCTCCGCCTCGTCCACCGTGCCCGCCCCGGCCGCGCCCCAGGTGACGGTGAAGCTGCAGTCGTCCGCCACCGGTTATGTCGGCTCGGAGAAGTGCTCCGAGTGCCATGACGACGAGCATGCCGCGTGGAGCAAGGACTGGCATGCCCGCGCGCTCTCCGAGGCCACCCCGCGCTACGTGGTCGGCGACTTCACCCAGACGCACTTCAAGGGCGAGTCCAGCGAGGCGTGGATGTCCCGGCGGGACGAGCACTCCTTCATGCGCACGCGAGGGCCCACCGGCGCCACCTTCGAGTACCCCGTGCACTGGGTGGTGGGCGGCAAGCGGATGCAGGACCCCGTCACCGTCATGCCCGATGGCCGCTGGCAGGTGCTGCCCATCTACTTCCACGTCACCGGCAAGGGCGAGTGGGTGGACTACTCCGAGACCAAGCAGGGCGCGCTGACGACGGACCATCCCTTCTTCTGGTCCAACTGGCAGCGCAACGCCCAGCACTCGTGCCTGGACTGCCACGTCACCGGCCTCAACGCGACGTACGACCGGCAGGCGCACCGGTGGAGCACCGGCTTCGCGGACGCGGGCGTGGCCTGCGAGAGCTGCCATGGCCCCGGCGCGCGCCACGCGGAGACGCAGCTGAAGAAGGACATCGTCCAGCCGGCGAAGCTGCCGCCGCGCAAGGGGCTGGCCGTGTGCGGGCAGTGCCACGGGCCGCACCGCACGCTCTTCCCGCTGCTGGACGCGCAACACCGCTTCCATCCCGGGGACTCGTACGAGGACCACTACCAGCCCATGGTGGTCACCCTCGGCAACGAGCGCTCCGGGGACTACTTCGACGATGGGCGCCCCAAGACGTCCAGCTTCGAGTACCAGGCCCTCACCCAGTCCCAGTGCTACCTGCAGGGCGGCGCCACCTGCCTCTCCTGCCACACCGCGCCCCACGGCGAGCACGCACCCAATGAAGTCAAGCTGCCCAAGCACCTCGCGAAGGGCGTGACGGTGGGCTCGGCGAGCTGCCAGGGCTGCCACGCGAAGGTGTTCGCCGAGGGCACGAAGCACACGCACCACGCCTCGGCGGAGGCACAGGACTGCCTGGCCTGCCACATGCCGCCCACCATCTCGGGCGTGCTGGACCACTTCGCGGACCACGCCCTCGACGTGCCGGTGCCGCGGAACACGGTGAAGCACGGCATCCCCAACGCGTGCAACGCGTGCCACACGCACGAGAAGGCCACGCCCGAGTCGATGGTGACGGCGATGGAGCAGTGGTGGCCGAAGGCGAAGCTGAGGCAGGCGCGGCGGATGCGGCTGGCGGACGCCATCGCCCAGAAGACCGCCGCGGACAGCCGCCAGCCGCTGGAGCAGGTGCTGGCGGACAAGAAGGAGGCTCCCACCCTGCGCGGCGTGGCGGCCCTGCTGCTGGCCCAGCGCTTCCGCAAGGAGGCCGTGCCCGCGCTGAAGGCGGCGCTCGCCACCGCGACGGACCCCACCCTGCGCTCGGAGCTCGCCGAGGCGCTGGCCACCACGGGCACGCGCGACGTGGCGGACACGCTCGCCCCGCTGCTGAAGGACAAGTCGCTCTGGGTGCGCCAGGCCGCCGCCATTCCGCTGGCCAGCGTGGGGGATGCGCGCGGGACCGCGGCGCTGGAGGAGATGGCGCGCCGGCCCGAGTCCGAGGGGCTGCCGGTGCCGCACGTGCTGCTCGGCCAGATGGCCTTCCGCCGGGGCGACCTGACCACCGGCATCGCGGAGCTGGAGCGCTCGCTGGACCTGCAGCCGTACAACGTGGAGGTGTTGGTGCTGCTTGCCGATGCCTACGCCCGCCAGGGTGACATGGGGCGGGCAAGGGACCGGCTGGAGGAGGCGCTTCGGTTCGACCCGCGGCACCGCGGGGCCCAGCAGCGCATGAACCTCATGAAGAATGGGCGTGGCCCGGGACGGTGA